The Dioscorea cayenensis subsp. rotundata cultivar TDr96_F1 chromosome 11, TDr96_F1_v2_PseudoChromosome.rev07_lg8_w22 25.fasta, whole genome shotgun sequence genomic interval GCGACGAATGGTGCGTCGTGAGCAAGCTCAGCACGGCAACCCCGGCGGCGAACTAGGGCTTTGCGGTTTCGGATCAAGAGGTTGAGATCATGGAGATGAGAGGAAGATCGTGATCGGAGagaggatgaagaggagagaagaggaagaggaggaggaggaggagatgggaGGGCGACGAGCATGGCGGTGCATCAATGGAGTTTGGGAGGGACGACGAGGTTGAGTTGAATCACACGCCGGTGAGATTACCGCTGTGAAATACCACTTGGTTCTTTGATTACGTGTGCACGTGATTGGGGTGGTTAGTACACTCTACTGGTGAGCATAGTGAGTTAGGAACTAGGACAGTGTGATggtatgttatattttttaattttgttttattttattaataaaaatttttaaatgtgttggtttttttttaaaaaaaattttctcacAAGTGCATGTCCCTATAGTCTagtgtttgttgtcttttttaaaaaaaaaaattgaaagaaaattatatatatgtacctaaaaatatatttttaaagatatacatAGGTAATtactttgattttttaaaataaaaaaattatgattaatttttttagtatgagTTGTTGTAGGTTTCTGTAGAGagtattttgaagaaaaacttaagaattattatcataaataataaatgtaaattttgaaatCGAGAGGAatgtaaaaacataaaaaataaaaataaaaattatttcacggTTAGTACATAATCTTAATCTCTTATCTTATTATCAATTTATCATCAATGCAAACAATTCCTAACACATGTGATTAACTTTCATTCATCTCAATCATtgacacttttttttaaaaaaatttatttttgataaaacaaaaatgaagataTTTTCACCTTccataaattaaagtttaaactcatttttttatttttgcaaaaatacAAACACTTGTTAATAATAAACCAAAAGATGTTTCAATAATTGAAAAGCAAACATTTTTATACCCGAACATGATTTGTTTCCACCTATTATGATTATTAACTTATAAAactttcattaaaatttaaagaaacaAACAAGCAATGTCCCTTCCTCTACATaagcaaaataaacaaagaagcaAACACACCACTAGACCAACGACCAAATCGTCTATTGATATACGAgtcaccgatagagctcttcaccgagtggtgagagttcgattctcagcTGAAGGTACATTTCTGGAAGATATGAGTAGTTATTGTATGCATGTGATCTCAGCCCCCATGTGTACGCGGGTTCTACCTCCACTTGCTCCACAGAGATTTGTGTACGCCTTTGACAGTTTAACATGATCTTCAGGCTGTTTGTCCCtcttgtcaaaataaaaaaaacacacaccaCTAGAATCAAGCTAGAATCTCTCTAACAAACAATCCAAACCCTTATTAATCACCacccaattattattattattattatttaaaaaaaaaaaccttaaaccAACCAAGTTCCTTTTCATGCAACAGTAACATCAGCAACATCCCCAGCAGCAAGAACCTGACACATCAATGCAACACCAGCTTCACTAACACTAACACACCCACTCAAATCCACATCAACCAAACTCCCTTTCAAAAACCTCAACCAACCCAACCCCTTATCAGTCACTCCTTCACACCCAACCATCTTCAACGTCTTCAACCTCACCATCCCTGCCCTTGCAATCTTCATCACCACCCTATCACTCACCGCACACTCCGACAAGTCCAAGTACTTCAGTCTCCGGCACTCCTCCCCAACCTTTCCCAAACTCCTCCAACTCAACCCTCTACACTTCCCCAAACCCAACCATTCCAACTTCTTCCCTACAACTATCATTGCATATATCATCCCTCTATCTGTTATTCCTTCACATCCACTCAAATCCAACTTTGTCAACCTTGTTGTTGTCCCTTTTAATGACTTTACAAGTGCAATCAAACAGTCATCTGTGAACATCTCCATGTTCAGCATTTCTATTGTGTTTGCTCTCCTGCATGTGGCTCCAATCCATGAGAGAAATGCCTCACTGATCCCTCTGCAGTTTTCCACTTTCACTCCTTCCAGTGCTGCATAGAACGCATTTGTCTTGAACAACTCATGATCTTCTTCTGCCATTTCTTGTTTTGAATCTTCATCAATGGTGCAGTCCAATAGAGATAAATATTTCAGTCTGGTTCTGCAGTTTATGAATGCACCCAATAGATTCTGAGTTGTTATCCCACTGCACTTCTCTAGCTTGATTTTTTCCAGCAAGTGAGCGCGGCCGGTTAGATCGGTTAATCCGGTTTCTGTGAATTTATCACAGTTTTTTATCTTGATGGAGTGGAATTCAGTCAGAGTTTTTGAGGGTGATGATAGAATAAAGGTTGAGTCTGTTTTCCCAATGCATGGCTCTAGAATCAAAAAGTTCATCCTCAGTGCTTCAACAATGGATGACAACTTTAACTCTGATGTTTCTCTAACATACTGAAAGTTTCTAACTTCAACAACAGAATCATTTGCTCCATTATTGAGcaaatcatcatcttcataacTTAACTCAATACACAAAACAGACTTGCCTTTGAATGTAGGAACTCTAGTGAGAACAGCAGCAATACCTTTCTCAGTAACCAACAAACATCTTCTCAAAGTAAGGAATGAGAGAAGACCAGAATGCTGAGCTAAAGCCAATAAAGCCTCATCTCCAACCAATGGACATGAATTTAGTTCCAAAGAAGTCAAATTGGTGCACTTCTCAGCAATGAAAACAACACCAGCAATTGTGACATGAATGCAGTTTATCAGACGTAGAACCTCAAGATATGGACAAGCTAAGCTTATCATCTGCAACCCAAAGTCAGTGACCACTTCATGATGAAGTGCAGAAAAAGGATTGTTAGATGGGAAGTCTTCAACAAGATTAAGTTCTATCAAAATAGAGTAATAAGCTCTACTCATAACTGCTGCAGCAATTCTCATGTCATTAGCCATTGGACCTTCAAGAGTATTCAAAGTATCAActtcattatcatcatcttctgcaTCAGAAGAGAAGTCTAAGTCTGAgtttgatgaggatgatgagtcTTGTTGAGATGGGAACTCCGGCAAGTCACAGGGCTGTAACTGGAGTTGCAGAAGAAGCCACCTCCGGGAGACGGCGGAGCACCGGTAACGGTCGGAGGGATCAGGGAGGAAAGTGAAAATTCTGAGCATGCAATTGCTGGGAAGGTCATTGATGTGTTTGCAGTGGTGGTTCTCCATTTTCAGACTTGAAAACATGGAAACAAATTGCATTATAATGTGATgaaattaatgtaaataatgTGCATGGTTGTCAAAAATGGTAATGCaattaagaagaaataaatgagaaattattaattacttgtTGATTTGAATGGATGTATTAAGAGAACATTAGGGAGAGTAATTAATGAAGGAGGATGAACCTAGATAGGATTTATTGTTTGGCCtcttttggtaaattttttttttctccctccatatatatatatatatataagtgtaattttatataaatgtttattttgaaagataaataattttgatagtTTTGTTAGAGCCAAAAATTTgactttaaaagaaatttttaaagttGATGGAAACacttcttaaaaatataaaataagcacttaattatttttaaaattatattcaaatagaTCTTAAGCTTTAGcccttttcaatatatatatatatatatgagaataaaaaattaaaattaatcctttgaattttttaatgaaaaattataaacaataatatttataaactaaaaaaatatcaagtatCTATGACGGAAATGGAGTTAAAAATTATCTTTAGTACAATAACAGAGTtggtattttcatttttctcttgATACAAAATTTAAAGGTTCGATCCCATGTCttatccatatttatataaaaaaaaactatagaaaTAACAAGTGAATATAAACTTTTTGATAAAAggtagataaaccacattcattaagaTACAGAACTGACAACAAACAACAGAGAAACAAGTGAATATAAATGAAGACATATATgaaaaacagataaaaaaaatatttagaaataagTTTTGGACATACCGAAAgagcaaaaatagatcaaaaATGCTATAGCCTTTTATGTGAATTTCTGGTCTATGCCATCGTCTATTTATAGTGTCAGAGTTTATAAAAATGTAAAGTAACATTTATAACATGAATTAAATCTATACAAATGTTAGGGGATGCAAGGAGCCCAATGCAATCCTTGGGATGAATCTTGAAGATTTCTTTAGATTTAGAGGCCAACCTCTGCCTGCCAAATACATGTACGAAATTACTGTAATGGAAAGAAATTGATACGCatttatcatcaaattatttcaatttataaaaaatagtggGTATTTAAAAtccgaatatatatatatatacaaaatttgtATATGAAGTGCAAATAATTTGACGGATGCCATAATTATTATGTACCCTAACCGAAATAAACATATAATGCAAATAACATATCAAACCCAAAtaaagttgaattttttgttatgtgtatttgaaatttaaacCTAATAGATACCAAtccattgaataaaaaaacacaagaaaaaaaaataaaggtataTAGGATGGATAGGCTAATCCTAAGGCAGAGTCATTGACAATGTTTTACTCTCTGTTCCTGGTTATTTGTTGGCATCCTATACTATATCATTCCTGACCTTATTTTCGGTAGGCTATTCAAATTAGCTAGACACTTCTTTTAGGGTAAAAGTAGCAATGGCAGTGGCTTCCATGCTATTAGGTTGAGCAAGATCATGCTTGATAAATCTAAGAATGGTTTGGGTTTTAGGAATTTTAGGTGAGCTAAAATTGTCTTGATagctaaaatttatttacagTTCTTAACTCTTAGAAAAAATATTGGGTGAGCATTTTTAAACTTAAATACATGCATCTTTAGTTTTGACATTTGCCTAAAATTTGTAAATCCTTTTGGATGTataacttattttataaaactgCCAAGAGAATTAAGGATAATCTATGGAGTAATATTTGTAACTGTAATTCTACTGATTTGTGGAATGACCTTGGTGTTATGATATTCCATTGGCACTCAA includes:
- the LOC120272245 gene encoding EIN3-binding F-box protein 1-like: MENHHCKHINDLPSNCMLRIFTFLPDPSDRYRCSAVSRRWLLLQLQLQPCDLPEFPSQQDSSSSSNSDLDFSSDAEDDDNEVDTLNTLEGPMANDMRIAAAVMSRAYYSILIELNLVEDFPSNNPFSALHHEVVTDFGLQMISLACPYLEVLRLINCIHVTIAGVVFIAEKCTNLTSLELNSCPLVGDEALLALAQHSGLLSFLTLRRCLLVTEKGIAAVLTRVPTFKGKSVLCIELSYEDDDLLNNGANDSVVEVRNFQYVRETSELKLSSIVEALRMNFLILEPCIGKTDSTFILSSPSKTLTEFHSIKIKNCDKFTETGLTDLTGRAHLLEKIKLEKCSGITTQNLLGAFINCRTRLKYLSLLDCTIDEDSKQEMAEEDHELFKTNAFYAALEGVKVENCRGISEAFLSWIGATCRRANTIEMLNMEMFTDDCLIALVKSLKGTTTRLTKLDLSGCEGITDRGMIYAMIVVGKKLEWLGLGKCRGLSWRSLGKVGEECRRLKYLDLSECAVSDRVVMKIARAGMVRLKTLKMVGCEGVTDKGLGWLRFLKGSLVDVDLSGCVSVSEAGVALMCQVLAAGDVADVTVA